aataaaattaagtcCCTAAATTTGACCTTAAGAATAATCTTGGGCCAAAATTTCatactgtttaattttttgttattttttatttattctggactttaacatttttatattattttacaaaacaatttaCTTCGGATCTATCTTTTGTTTATTGAAAATTCACCCTCATTCAGATATAACGCATAAATGTTCTAACTCTTGATGTTTTGCTAAACATATACGTTAATTCGAAATTTATGTATTTGTTTGATCTCAGCTTCCAATTCGTTGTAAACTGGAAGGCTAAACAAAAGATAACACACTCACCAGATACTCTTATCGATTGGGATTTAATTGagcaaattaatattcaaacgACCGAGGAGCCTCAATGCCCCATCTGTTTGTATCCACCTCTTGCGGCTAAACTAACACGTTGTGGTCATGTATATTGCTGGCCATGTATTCTTCATTATCTTGCATTATCTGACAAAACCTGGCGTAAATGCCCCATATGCTACGAAGCAGTACATACAAATGATTTGAAAAGCACAACCATTGTTCAGCAAGTTAATTTTAGTGTTGGAAATTATATAAGTTTTCAATTGATGCAACGCAAAAAGGGTTcactttcaattgaaaaatacaatatttCTCATTCGACCAACGATGATGAACAACTTCACATGTACTCGGCCAGTACTGATGACGAATCGAAATTTGCAAAATTCTTGGTAGCAAATAGATCGGATGTAATTTCAATTATTGAAAGGGAACAAAATGAACTGGCATTTTGTGAAAGTGAAGCAAATTGCCCCGAATTTGTATTCGTACAACAAGCTTTGGATTTGTTGAAAGCCAGGAAGCTTGAAATTAATAATGAAATAGAAAACATTATGGAAAAGAAAGTTACTGTAAaagttgaaaatgaaaattgctTGCCGAAGGAGCAGCCTGAAGTCGTCATTGACgattctgaaattaaaaaaccaCCCACACCAgtggaagaagaaaaatattcaaaatattactATTTTTATCAATCTATAGACGGGCAAAATATTTTCCTTCATCCATTGAATGTGAAAATGCTGCAAGCTTGCTACGGATCACTTGATCAGGCCCCATTGATTGTGAATGCAAAGATTTTGCAAAAAGAACACCATTCAATGGACGAGGATCATCGAAGAAAATTTACGTGTTTGGGTCACTTACCTCTCACTTGTCATTTTGAGGTGGTTGAGGTGCAGTTAGAACCACCAATGGTATCTGAAGATGTTTTGCGTGTTTTCAAAGGTAAGGAATAATTTTgttgtctgtttttatttttttataattttctttttttttttgtaaatgcttGTAGATGACATtcttcaaaggaaaaaattaagacaaaaacgAGACAGAGAAGAAAAGAAacgtgaaattaaaataaatgcaattaaCGATAGACAAATGGGAAAACTTCTTTCAAGCACGGCCAACATAAATTTGTCTTCCTCGCATGAATTTCCAACGGTATATTCTCCAACAGAGTTCAAAgagatttttaaataatatatttttttttttattttgcagtgTGGCTTCGAGGAAACCCTTGCCGGTTCTCCAAATGAAATGTTTACTGAAGCCATCAATATACCAAGTCAACCGAGCTCATCAAAACGCACCACCTATTCATCAATTGCTAATTCTATTGATTCGCCAATAGCAGAATTCTGGCCAACCATGGGAAATTCAACATATTCTCCAAAAGCCACTAAAGATTCAACTTGGGTAAAAGAATCTACAGTAACACGTCAAAGAATGACGTCTGAGCGTTACAGTGAAAGTGATTCTGTAGAAGAATTTCATCCGGCACCAAACTTGGGAGATGTTTTGGCAGAAGCAATAAGCCAAAAACATAACGCTCCCAATAAAAATGAACCCAAAAATAGTGGTAGCAAAAAATctaagaaaaacaagaaaatgttGGTTTTCTCCACTGGCATGAATTTTAGCGGAAAATAATTAAAagcatacaacaaaaaaatatattaataaattCAGCTTCA
This DNA window, taken from Episyrphus balteatus chromosome 2, idEpiBalt1.1, whole genome shotgun sequence, encodes the following:
- the LOC129908611 gene encoding RING finger protein 10 codes for the protein MDKKQQQPYSRQGSSKALSSSDSRKSAELYSNKPWPKNSRRRENPNCPASKNDSQRGSKVGPAKTRPNVDKRPKARGGPNNNYGLAAGQSAFEDVPPGGAGLASEDELPYLEFAGSNATTADHEHELNSVYLAGSKKQNLNHLLNFHYGPREYDNYSGLNVFGKNSNTNRSQVKKHKYNKEQYLQANFQFVVNWKAKQKITHSPDTLIDWDLIEQINIQTTEEPQCPICLYPPLAAKLTRCGHVYCWPCILHYLALSDKTWRKCPICYEAVHTNDLKSTTIVQQVNFSVGNYISFQLMQRKKGSLSIEKYNISHSTNDDEQLHMYSASTDDESKFAKFLVANRSDVISIIEREQNELAFCESEANCPEFVFVQQALDLLKARKLEINNEIENIMEKKVTVKVENENCLPKEQPEVVIDDSEIKKPPTPVEEEKYSKYYYFYQSIDGQNIFLHPLNVKMLQACYGSLDQAPLIVNAKILQKEHHSMDEDHRRKFTCLGHLPLTCHFEVVEVQLEPPMVSEDVLRVFKDDILQRKKLRQKRDREEKKREIKINAINDRQMGKLLSSTANINLSSSHEFPTCGFEETLAGSPNEMFTEAINIPSQPSSSKRTTYSSIANSIDSPIAEFWPTMGNSTYSPKATKDSTWVKESTVTRQRMTSERYSESDSVEEFHPAPNLGDVLAEAISQKHNAPNKNEPKNSGSKKSKKNKKMLVFSTGMNFSGK